One region of Flavobacterium sp. GSB-24 genomic DNA includes:
- the dprA gene encoding DNA-processing protein DprA, with protein sequence MTDQELFYLLALLKVDGVGDIMGKKLLHSFGSAQAIFNAKNNQLAAVDGIGTVLLKNLKDKSVFEKAQKELEFIQKNNIQISCFKDESYPERLKHCIDAPILIFTAGNIDLKNKKIISIVGTRQITSYGTEFCKKLIEDLAPLDPIIVSGFAYGVDIVAHQAAMDYNLQTIGVLAHGLNQIYPRTHKKYMAKMEENGGFITEFWSDSNPDKEKFVRRNRIVAGMTEATIVIESADKGGSLITANMANEYNRDVFAVPGRVTDKYSQGCNNLIKTQKANLLTDAADLIYMLNWDIKEKSKSIQKQLFIELEPDEQKIYDFLQKNGKELLDIIAVKCDFPIYRMSGILINMELKGLIRPLPGKLFESI encoded by the coding sequence ATGACCGATCAAGAATTGTTTTATTTATTAGCCCTGCTAAAGGTTGATGGAGTGGGTGATATAATGGGTAAAAAGCTGCTCCATTCATTTGGCAGTGCTCAAGCTATTTTTAATGCAAAAAACAATCAACTAGCAGCAGTTGACGGAATTGGAACGGTTTTATTGAAGAACTTAAAAGATAAAAGTGTTTTTGAAAAGGCTCAAAAAGAATTAGAATTCATACAAAAGAACAATATTCAGATTTCTTGTTTTAAAGATGAAAGCTATCCCGAAAGATTAAAGCATTGTATTGATGCGCCAATTTTAATTTTTACAGCTGGGAATATTGATCTTAAAAACAAGAAAATAATCAGCATTGTCGGTACTCGGCAGATTACTTCGTATGGAACTGAATTTTGTAAAAAACTGATCGAAGATTTGGCGCCCTTAGACCCTATAATCGTCAGCGGATTTGCTTATGGTGTTGATATTGTTGCACATCAAGCCGCGATGGATTATAATTTGCAGACCATTGGAGTTTTGGCTCATGGTTTAAATCAAATCTATCCCAGAACGCATAAAAAGTACATGGCAAAAATGGAGGAGAACGGCGGCTTTATAACTGAATTTTGGAGCGATTCTAATCCTGATAAAGAAAAATTTGTACGCCGAAATCGAATTGTAGCAGGAATGACCGAAGCAACAATTGTAATCGAATCTGCAGACAAGGGAGGTTCGTTAATAACGGCAAATATGGCCAATGAATATAATCGTGATGTATTTGCTGTGCCTGGAAGAGTTACAGACAAATACAGTCAAGGCTGTAATAATTTGATTAAAACTCAGAAAGCTAATCTATTAACAGATGCAGCCGATTTGATTTATATGTTGAATTGGGATATTAAAGAAAAATCAAAAAGTATTCAGAAACAGCTTTTTATAGAACTAGAACCTGACGAACAGAAGATCTATGATTTTCTTCAAAAAAACGGAAAAGAATTGCTAGACATTATTGCTGTTAAATGTGATTTTCCAATTTATAGAATGTCGGGAATTTTAATTAATATGGAACTTAAAGGCTTAATACGACCACTTCCTGGAAAACTTTTTGAGTCAATTTAA
- a CDS encoding SPOR domain-containing protein, producing MKIEVYISQLLYRYQCVTVPGFGAFLTEIHSAQLNESTNSFFPPKKTISFNSRIKNNDGLLANHIAQAEKTSYGFAVSAIAFEVLNWKKTLDENGVILLKNIGELRLNSEGNIVFRPNDQTNYLATSFGLSPFVSPVVKKEIFEKKIEKIAAKEKDAVLLYENEEQTKSSNSFLRYAAILVLGLGITGSIGYPLYQNQIDNQTLLVEKSVQKKVQDKIQEATFFIKSPLPAVTLSVDSAKVETVEPTMPYHIMAGAFRSEQNARKAYNQLIKDGFKARMLKENKHGLFPVLYGSYATMKEAEVAQKEIQKGENPQAWILVENL from the coding sequence ATGAAAATCGAAGTATATATCTCGCAGTTATTGTATCGTTATCAGTGTGTAACGGTTCCAGGATTTGGTGCATTTTTAACCGAAATTCATTCGGCTCAGCTGAATGAGAGCACTAATTCGTTTTTTCCTCCAAAAAAAACCATTTCTTTCAACAGCCGTATCAAAAATAATGACGGATTGCTGGCAAATCACATTGCTCAAGCTGAAAAAACATCTTATGGTTTTGCAGTTAGCGCAATTGCTTTTGAGGTTTTAAATTGGAAAAAAACTTTAGATGAAAATGGTGTTATTCTTTTAAAAAACATTGGAGAGCTTCGTTTAAATTCTGAAGGGAATATTGTTTTCAGACCAAACGATCAAACTAACTATTTGGCTACTTCTTTCGGATTAAGTCCTTTTGTTTCTCCAGTTGTGAAAAAAGAAATTTTCGAGAAAAAAATCGAAAAGATTGCGGCAAAAGAAAAAGACGCTGTTTTGTTATATGAAAACGAAGAACAGACTAAATCTTCAAATTCATTCTTAAGATATGCTGCTATTCTAGTTTTAGGACTTGGAATTACAGGAAGCATCGGTTATCCATTGTACCAAAACCAAATTGATAACCAAACCCTTTTGGTAGAAAAATCGGTTCAGAAAAAAGTACAAGACAAAATTCAAGAAGCAACATTTTTTATCAAAAGTCCGCTTCCAGCTGTTACGCTTTCTGTAGATTCTGCTAAAGTTGAAACTGTTGAGCCAACAATGCCATACCACATTATGGCCGGTGCTTTTAGAAGCGAACAAAATGCTAGAAAAGCTTATAATCAATTAATTAAAGATGGTTTTAAAGCTAGAATGCTAAAAGAAAATAAGCACGGTTTGTTTCCGGTTTTATACGGAAGTTATGCTACAATGAAAGAAGCTGAAGTAGCTCAGAAAGAAATACAAAAAGGCGAAAATCCACAAGCCTGGATCTTGGTCGAAAACTTATAA
- a CDS encoding helix-turn-helix domain-containing protein, which translates to MQNVSEAAAYTLQFINQTQKSIFLTGKAGTGKTTLLREIIATTHKNTVVVAPTGIAALNAGGVTIHSMFQLPFSAFIPSYEGNAQFTDTVKFENKESLRRHFKMNNVKRNVIRNMELLIIDEVSMLRADLLDAVDFMMQSVRRNSQAFGGVQVLFIGDLLQLPPVIRDEEWRTLKNYYRGKFFFHSHVLQLNPPIYIELSKIYRQTDDIFISVLNNLRNNQITPEDVAVLNQYVKPDFDFKENKGYITLTTHNAKADSINSQSINDLHGKEYIYTPFVVGDFPEKIFPVEEELKLKVGAQIMFVKNDLSFEKRYFNGKMGVIKSLSDEEIFVHFPEENMTLEVEKYEWKNIRYKVNEQTKEIEEEVLGTFAHYPIKLAWAITVHKSQGLTFDKAALDVSQVFLPGQAYVALSRLRSLNGLILLSPMQMNGISNDQDVMDYALNKATEEILKNSLHFETKNFIHNYLINSFNWTELAQEWRNHRFSYNENATGSEKSKHTVWAHKRLDTIEQLLEPSQKFIIQLNKIFNKETVDLFFVKERVEAAYDYFFKPMDKLVDDLIYKIAEIQKFKKVKEFYEELHFLEDLQTKAVLRLLKAKLLIEVMVSGEAISKEKLSSPFIRNYKSNKAERIRDELKITNTDIFRTEEPVVRYKPAKADKNELKTAKKTTVEETYDLWLEKNSVEDIARMRKLNVQTIEGHLIRLIQAKKIEITDVLPYDKILALREAFEFYQEESLSGLKEKHGDEFTWDELKMFKASIN; encoded by the coding sequence ATGCAAAACGTTTCAGAAGCGGCAGCTTACACTTTACAATTCATCAATCAGACGCAAAAATCTATTTTCCTTACTGGTAAAGCAGGAACAGGAAAAACTACGCTTTTACGCGAAATTATTGCCACAACCCACAAAAATACGGTAGTAGTTGCCCCAACAGGAATCGCTGCCTTGAATGCAGGTGGAGTAACAATTCACTCGATGTTTCAACTTCCTTTTTCAGCCTTTATTCCGTCTTACGAGGGGAATGCGCAATTTACAGACACGGTTAAGTTTGAAAATAAAGAATCGCTTCGCCGTCATTTTAAGATGAATAACGTCAAAAGAAATGTAATTCGAAATATGGAGCTTCTGATAATTGATGAAGTCAGTATGCTTCGCGCAGATTTATTGGATGCAGTTGATTTTATGATGCAGTCTGTGCGACGAAACAGCCAAGCTTTTGGAGGTGTTCAAGTTTTATTTATTGGAGATTTATTACAGTTACCGCCGGTTATTCGCGATGAAGAGTGGAGAACTTTGAAAAATTACTATCGAGGAAAATTCTTTTTTCATTCGCATGTGCTGCAGCTCAATCCGCCGATTTATATCGAGTTGTCTAAAATTTATCGCCAGACAGACGATATTTTTATTTCGGTTTTGAATAATCTGCGAAATAACCAGATTACACCAGAAGACGTTGCGGTTCTAAATCAATATGTTAAGCCCGATTTTGATTTCAAGGAAAACAAAGGCTACATAACGCTTACAACGCATAACGCTAAGGCAGATTCTATTAACTCACAGTCAATCAATGATTTACATGGTAAAGAGTATATATACACGCCATTTGTTGTGGGCGATTTTCCAGAAAAGATTTTCCCAGTCGAAGAAGAATTAAAATTGAAAGTCGGAGCACAAATCATGTTCGTTAAGAATGATTTGTCTTTCGAAAAAAGATATTTCAACGGAAAAATGGGTGTAATCAAATCACTTTCAGACGAGGAAATCTTTGTTCATTTTCCAGAAGAGAATATGACACTTGAAGTGGAAAAGTACGAATGGAAAAATATTCGGTACAAAGTCAACGAACAGACAAAAGAAATCGAAGAAGAAGTTTTAGGCACATTTGCGCATTATCCCATCAAACTTGCTTGGGCGATTACGGTTCACAAAAGTCAAGGTTTAACTTTCGACAAAGCTGCGCTCGATGTATCGCAAGTTTTTCTGCCGGGACAAGCCTATGTTGCACTTTCGCGTTTGCGTTCGTTAAACGGGCTTATTTTGCTTTCTCCGATGCAGATGAATGGCATTTCGAACGATCAAGATGTGATGGATTATGCTTTGAACAAAGCAACAGAAGAAATTTTGAAAAACTCACTGCATTTTGAAACCAAGAATTTTATTCATAACTATTTGATAAACAGTTTTAATTGGACAGAACTCGCGCAGGAGTGGCGCAATCATCGTTTTAGTTATAACGAAAATGCGACAGGTTCAGAAAAATCAAAGCATACCGTTTGGGCACATAAGCGTTTAGACACAATCGAACAGCTTTTAGAGCCTTCCCAGAAATTCATCATTCAGCTGAATAAAATTTTCAACAAAGAAACGGTTGATTTATTTTTTGTGAAAGAAAGGGTAGAAGCCGCCTATGATTATTTTTTCAAACCAATGGACAAATTGGTCGATGATTTGATTTATAAAATTGCAGAAATCCAAAAATTTAAAAAAGTAAAAGAATTTTATGAAGAGCTGCATTTTTTAGAAGATCTCCAGACAAAAGCAGTTTTGAGATTGTTGAAAGCAAAATTGTTGATCGAAGTTATGGTTTCTGGCGAAGCAATCTCCAAAGAAAAGCTTTCATCTCCATTTATTAGAAATTATAAAAGCAATAAAGCCGAAAGGATTCGTGATGAGCTTAAAATAACAAATACAGACATTTTTAGAACCGAAGAACCCGTTGTTCGATACAAACCAGCTAAAGCAGATAAAAATGAGCTTAAAACGGCTAAAAAAACAACAGTCGAAGAAACGTATGATTTGTGGCTGGAGAAAAATTCTGTTGAAGATATCGCAAGAATGCGTAAATTGAATGTTCAAACTATAGAAGGACATTTGATAAGACTTATCCAAGCGAAGAAAATTGAAATAACGGATGTTTTACCTTATGATAAAATTTTGGCTTTGAGAGAAGCGTTTGAGTTTTATCAAGAAGAATCTCTAAGCGGTTTGAAAGAAAAACATGGAGATGAATTTACCTGGGATGAACTAAAAATGTTCAAAGCCAGCATTAATTGA
- a CDS encoding OmpH family outer membrane protein, which yields MKKALVIIALSVFAVSCNKTAEVKEVKTAYVDTSVLMKEYTEAKDLEAKYKAQAEEKGRQLQAEISRFKQDAANFQSQAQANGQAWAQQRGAELQKREQQLGYAQQALAQQLQQESGVEMDSLVSGVKKFIKDYGKKNGYSYIYGTGDAASILYAEDKYDITKDIIKALNDKYKAEPKTDAKPAAEAKEGEAKK from the coding sequence ATGAAAAAAGCATTAGTTATTATCGCACTTTCAGTTTTCGCAGTTTCTTGTAATAAAACAGCAGAGGTAAAGGAAGTAAAAACAGCTTACGTGGATACTTCGGTTTTGATGAAAGAGTACACTGAGGCAAAAGATTTAGAGGCAAAATACAAAGCTCAAGCGGAAGAAAAAGGAAGACAATTACAAGCTGAAATTTCACGTTTTAAACAAGACGCTGCTAATTTTCAAAGTCAAGCGCAGGCTAATGGTCAAGCATGGGCACAGCAAAGAGGTGCTGAATTGCAAAAAAGAGAGCAGCAATTAGGATATGCTCAACAAGCACTAGCACAACAATTACAACAAGAAAGTGGTGTAGAAATGGATTCTCTTGTTAGTGGAGTTAAAAAATTCATCAAAGATTACGGAAAGAAAAACGGTTATTCTTACATCTACGGAACTGGAGATGCTGCAAGTATTTTGTATGCTGAAGATAAATATGATATTACAAAAGATATTATTAAAGCATTAAATGATAAATATAAAGCAGAGCCAAAAACAGATGCAAAACCAGCAGCTGAAGCTAAAGAAGGCGAAGCAAAAAAATAA
- a CDS encoding class I SAM-dependent methyltransferase, whose protein sequence is MDVLNKKHFLTVKDHSVSKEIFDLYYDEELDMLITSPQPELQNLGKYYESEDYISHTDNKRSLFEKAYHFIKNIALQNKLNLINSEQPKKGKLLDIGAGTGDFLLTAKNYGWETIGVEPSERAKNIAKQKGISFVEEIDSLENNSLDVITMWHVLEHVPNLEFQIQELKRLLKPTGTLIVAVPNYKSFDANHYQTFWAAYDVPIHFWHFSKKSIQLLFERVDIKLEKILPMKFDSFYVSLLSEKYKTGKMNYIKAFFIGLKSNWKAKKTNEFSSHIYVLKNK, encoded by the coding sequence ATGGACGTTTTAAACAAAAAACACTTTCTAACTGTAAAAGACCATTCTGTTTCAAAAGAAATTTTTGATTTGTATTACGATGAAGAATTAGATATGCTAATTACTTCGCCACAGCCCGAACTTCAAAATTTAGGTAAGTATTACGAAAGTGAAGATTATATTTCGCATACCGACAACAAACGTTCTTTATTTGAAAAAGCTTATCATTTTATAAAAAATATTGCACTTCAAAACAAATTGAATTTAATTAATAGCGAACAACCTAAAAAAGGTAAACTTCTGGATATTGGAGCTGGAACCGGAGATTTTCTTTTAACAGCAAAAAATTATGGCTGGGAAACAATTGGAGTAGAACCAAGCGAAAGAGCAAAGAATATTGCCAAACAAAAAGGAATTTCATTTGTTGAAGAAATCGACAGTTTAGAAAATAACTCTTTAGACGTGATAACAATGTGGCATGTTTTAGAACATGTGCCAAATTTAGAATTTCAGATTCAAGAATTGAAGCGTTTATTAAAACCAACTGGAACATTAATTGTTGCGGTTCCAAACTACAAATCGTTTGACGCAAATCATTATCAAACTTTTTGGGCAGCTTATGATGTGCCCATTCACTTTTGGCATTTTTCAAAAAAATCAATTCAGCTGCTTTTTGAAAGAGTAGATATAAAATTAGAAAAAATACTTCCAATGAAGTTTGATTCATTTTACGTGAGTCTTTTATCAGAAAAATACAAAACAGGAAAGATGAATTACATCAAAGCATTTTTCATTGGTTTGAAATCAAATTGGAAAGCTAAAAAAACAAACGAATTTTCATCACACATTTACGTGTTGAAAAATAAATAA
- the mnmG gene encoding tRNA uridine-5-carboxymethylaminomethyl(34) synthesis enzyme MnmG, translated as MFLEEYDVIVVGAGHAGSEAAAAAANLGSKTLLVTMSLQNIAQMSCNPAMGGIAKGQIVREIDALGGYSGIVSDKTAIQFKMLNKSKGPAMWSPRVQSDRMRFAEEWRMMLEGTPNLDFYQEMVKGLIIENGKIKGIRTSLGVEIRSKSVVLTNGTFLNGLIHIGEKQFGGGRAGESAATGITEDLIKAGFEAGRMKTGTPPRVDGRSLDYSKMNEEKGDAKPSKFSYSDMTAPLTHQRSCYMTYTSLDVHDILREGFDRSPMFNGRIKSLGPRYCPSIEDKINRFADKERHQLFVEPEGWNTCEVYVNGFSTSLPEDIQFKALRSVAGFENVKFFRPGYAIEYDFFPPTQLKHTLETKLVEGLYFAGQINGTTGYEEAASQGLMAGINAHLKVHEKDPLILKRDEAYIGVLIDDLITKGTEEPYRMFTSRAEYRTLLRQDNADFRLTPMSYEIGLASEDRLRRMEQKLNESEKMVSFFKETSVSVAETNPILEAKESAPITQGDKMFKIFSRPQVELEDMVKFEKVASYIQENDLDEEIVEQAVIQVKYSGYIEKERNNADKLNRLEEVKIPENFDYNKIKSMSIEAKQKLSKIRPVTISQASRISGVSPSDISVLLIYMGR; from the coding sequence ATGTTTTTAGAAGAATACGATGTTATTGTGGTGGGTGCAGGCCATGCTGGTTCTGAAGCTGCGGCTGCGGCGGCAAATTTGGGATCGAAAACTTTATTGGTTACAATGAGTTTGCAAAACATTGCACAAATGTCTTGTAATCCTGCGATGGGTGGAATTGCAAAAGGACAGATCGTTCGAGAAATTGATGCGCTTGGTGGATATTCAGGAATCGTTTCAGATAAGACAGCGATTCAGTTCAAGATGCTGAACAAATCAAAAGGACCTGCAATGTGGTCGCCAAGAGTTCAAAGTGATAGAATGCGTTTTGCTGAGGAATGGAGAATGATGTTGGAGGGAACTCCAAATCTTGATTTCTACCAAGAAATGGTAAAAGGACTGATTATTGAGAATGGAAAGATAAAAGGAATTAGGACTTCACTTGGTGTGGAGATTCGTTCCAAATCTGTTGTTTTGACAAATGGTACCTTTTTGAATGGTTTGATTCATATTGGAGAAAAACAATTCGGTGGAGGAAGAGCAGGCGAAAGTGCTGCAACTGGAATTACCGAGGATTTGATTAAAGCAGGTTTTGAAGCTGGAAGAATGAAAACAGGAACGCCGCCTCGAGTAGATGGACGTTCTTTGGATTATTCTAAAATGAATGAAGAAAAAGGAGATGCGAAGCCATCGAAATTTTCGTATTCAGATATGACAGCTCCATTAACACATCAGCGTTCTTGTTACATGACGTATACGTCATTGGATGTTCATGATATTTTGAGAGAAGGTTTTGATCGTTCCCCAATGTTCAACGGAAGAATCAAAAGTTTAGGTCCAAGATATTGTCCATCGATTGAGGATAAGATAAATCGTTTTGCAGATAAAGAGCGTCATCAATTATTTGTGGAGCCAGAAGGATGGAATACTTGTGAAGTTTATGTAAACGGATTTTCAACTTCGCTTCCTGAGGATATTCAATTTAAAGCGCTTCGTTCTGTTGCAGGTTTTGAAAATGTAAAATTCTTTAGACCTGGTTATGCTATAGAATATGATTTCTTTCCGCCGACGCAATTGAAACATACTTTGGAGACAAAGTTGGTAGAGGGATTATATTTTGCTGGACAAATAAATGGAACAACTGGATATGAAGAAGCAGCTTCTCAAGGTTTGATGGCTGGAATAAATGCACATTTAAAAGTGCACGAAAAGGATCCGTTGATTTTAAAACGTGATGAAGCGTATATTGGAGTTCTAATTGATGACTTAATTACCAAAGGAACTGAAGAACCATATCGTATGTTTACATCTAGAGCAGAATATAGAACATTGTTGCGTCAAGATAATGCCGATTTCAGATTGACTCCAATGTCGTACGAAATTGGTTTAGCTTCTGAAGATCGTTTACGCAGAATGGAACAGAAATTAAATGAATCTGAAAAGATGGTTTCGTTCTTCAAAGAAACGAGTGTTAGTGTTGCAGAAACAAATCCAATTTTGGAGGCGAAAGAATCTGCTCCAATTACACAAGGAGATAAAATGTTTAAAATTTTCTCTCGCCCACAAGTTGAATTAGAGGACATGGTGAAATTTGAAAAAGTGGCATCATATATTCAAGAAAATGATTTGGATGAAGAAATTGTTGAGCAAGCAGTTATTCAAGTGAAATATTCTGGTTATATCGAGAAAGAAAGAAATAATGCTGATAAACTAAATCGTTTAGAGGAAGTAAAGATTCCAGAGAATTTTGACTATAACAAAATTAAATCAATGTCTATTGAAGCAAAACAAAAATTAAGCAAGATTCGTCCTGTAACTATTTCTCAAGCTTCAAGAATTAGCGGAGTATCACCCAGTGATATTTCCGTGCTTTTGATTTATATGGGAAGGTAG
- the ybeY gene encoding rRNA maturation RNase YbeY, with product MINFNYETDFTLGDEQAFSDWLSAVIVSEKKKEGEINYIFCDDEYLHKINVEYLDHDTLTDIISFDYTVGNELNGDIFVSVERVADNAKDFNVSFAEELKRVLSHGILHYCGYKDKTDEDAQLMRAKEEEKMKMFHVEQ from the coding sequence ATGATAAATTTTAATTACGAAACTGATTTTACTTTAGGAGACGAGCAGGCTTTTAGTGACTGGCTTAGTGCTGTGATTGTTTCTGAAAAGAAAAAAGAAGGAGAGATCAATTATATATTTTGTGATGATGAATATCTACATAAGATCAATGTTGAATATCTAGATCACGATACACTTACAGATATTATTAGTTTTGATTATACTGTTGGCAACGAGTTAAATGGAGATATTTTTGTATCTGTGGAACGTGTTGCAGATAATGCTAAAGACTTCAATGTTTCGTTTGCTGAAGAATTGAAAAGAGTACTTTCCCATGGGATACTTCATTACTGCGGTTACAAAGATAAAACGGATGAAGATGCTCAATTAATGAGAGCAAAGGAAGAAGAAAAAATGAAGATGTTTCACGTGGAACAGTAA
- the gltX gene encoding glutamate--tRNA ligase, whose amino-acid sequence MSKQVRVRFAPSPTGPLHIGGVRTALFNYLFAKKHNGVFYLRIEDTDQTRFVPGAEAYIMEALEWLGIAPEETVGKNEKFGPYRQSERKDLYQQYADQLINSGWAYYAFDTPEALDAHRKQHEAEGKTFIYNHHNREKLDTSLVISAEETAKRIANGEHYVIRFKTPVDETLHLKDIIRGDVKFETNLLDDKVLFKSDGMPTYHLANIVDDHLMETSHVIRGEEWLPSMPLHVLLYKAFGWEAPEFAHLPLILKPIGNGKLSKRDGDKMGFPVFPLEWKTEEGVSSGYREKGFFPEAVVNFLALLGWNDGTDKELFSLEELAQSFDLNRVHKAGAKFDPEKNKWFNHQYLVKQNDEDLAKAFTPILQEKGIDISKYDITRIVSLIKERAHFVSEFWDLTDFFFQAPTSYDEKASKNWKEETPALMQELISTLEYIDGFDSANIEAIVKDWLTKNEIGMGKVMQPFRLSLVGALKGPHLFDIVEIIGKEETISRIQKAIATL is encoded by the coding sequence ATGTCAAAGCAAGTTCGCGTGCGTTTTGCACCAAGTCCGACTGGACCATTACATATTGGCGGAGTTCGTACTGCCCTATTTAATTATTTATTTGCAAAAAAACATAACGGTGTTTTTTATCTTCGAATTGAAGATACAGATCAGACTCGTTTTGTTCCTGGTGCAGAGGCTTACATTATGGAAGCACTTGAATGGTTAGGAATTGCTCCTGAAGAAACTGTAGGGAAAAATGAAAAATTTGGTCCATACAGACAAAGCGAACGTAAAGATTTGTACCAGCAATATGCCGATCAATTAATAAATTCTGGCTGGGCTTATTATGCTTTTGATACTCCTGAAGCTTTAGATGCACATAGAAAACAACACGAAGCTGAAGGAAAAACATTTATTTACAATCATCACAATCGTGAAAAATTAGATACTTCTTTAGTAATTTCTGCAGAAGAAACTGCTAAAAGAATTGCAAATGGAGAGCATTATGTAATCCGTTTTAAAACTCCGGTTGATGAAACTTTACATTTGAAAGATATTATTCGTGGAGATGTGAAGTTTGAAACTAATCTTTTGGATGATAAAGTTTTGTTTAAAAGTGATGGAATGCCAACTTATCATTTAGCTAATATTGTAGATGATCATTTGATGGAAACTTCACACGTTATTCGTGGCGAAGAATGGCTGCCATCTATGCCGCTTCACGTTTTATTATACAAAGCATTTGGTTGGGAAGCTCCAGAATTTGCTCATTTGCCTTTGATTTTGAAACCAATTGGAAATGGTAAATTGTCTAAAAGAGATGGTGACAAAATGGGATTCCCAGTATTTCCTCTAGAATGGAAAACTGAAGAAGGAGTTTCTTCTGGTTACAGAGAAAAAGGATTTTTCCCAGAAGCAGTTGTCAACTTCCTCGCTTTATTAGGATGGAATGATGGAACTGATAAAGAATTATTTTCTTTAGAAGAATTAGCTCAATCTTTTGACTTGAACAGAGTGCATAAAGCAGGAGCTAAATTTGATCCAGAGAAAAACAAATGGTTCAATCACCAATATTTAGTAAAACAAAATGACGAAGATTTAGCTAAAGCCTTCACTCCTATTTTACAGGAAAAAGGAATTGACATTTCTAAATATGACATCACAAGAATTGTTTCATTAATAAAAGAAAGAGCGCATTTTGTTTCTGAATTTTGGGATCTAACAGATTTCTTTTTCCAAGCTCCAACATCTTATGATGAAAAAGCAAGCAAGAACTGGAAAGAAGAAACTCCAGCTTTAATGCAAGAATTGATTTCTACTCTAGAATATATTGATGGTTTTGATTCTGCAAATATCGAAGCAATTGTAAAAGATTGGTTAACTAAAAACGAAATCGGAATGGGTAAAGTTATGCAGCCTTTCCGCTTAAGTTTGGTTGGAGCACTTAAAGGTCCTCACCTATTTGACATTGTTGAAATCATTGGAAAAGAAGAAACTATTTCTAGAATTCAGAAAGCGATAGCGACTTTATAA
- a CDS encoding SPFH domain-containing protein, which yields MGTGLIIFLVLAFFIFMSSFFTVKQQSSVIIERFGKFQSVRNSGLQLKIPLVDRLAGRVNLKIQQLDVIIETKTKDNVFIKMKVSVQFKVIQDKVYDAFYKLEYPHDQITAYVFDVVRAEVPKLKLDDVFERKDDIAIAVKRELNEAMTTYGYDIINTLVTDIDPDIQVKNAMNRINAADREKTAAEFEAESSRIRIVAKAKAEAESKRLQGQGIADQRREIARGLVESVEVLNNVGINSQEASALIVVTQHYDTLQSIGSDTNSNLILLPNSPQAGSDMLNNMVASFSASNQVGEMMKKNNKKVEKPKQIKPQSGYEDDIQPDVQQ from the coding sequence ATGGGTACAGGATTAATTATCTTTTTAGTATTGGCATTCTTCATTTTCATGTCTTCTTTCTTTACAGTAAAACAGCAGAGTTCTGTCATAATAGAAAGATTCGGAAAATTTCAGAGTGTTAGAAATTCAGGATTACAACTTAAAATTCCGTTGGTAGATAGATTGGCCGGACGTGTAAATCTTAAAATCCAGCAATTAGATGTTATCATCGAAACTAAAACTAAAGACAACGTTTTTATTAAAATGAAAGTTTCAGTTCAGTTTAAAGTAATTCAGGATAAAGTGTATGATGCATTTTACAAACTAGAATATCCACACGATCAGATTACGGCTTACGTTTTTGACGTTGTCCGTGCCGAAGTTCCGAAACTAAAACTGGACGATGTTTTTGAAAGAAAAGATGATATTGCAATTGCGGTAAAAAGAGAATTGAATGAAGCAATGACTACTTACGGTTATGATATTATCAATACTTTGGTCACTGATATTGATCCAGATATCCAGGTAAAAAATGCAATGAACAGAATTAATGCTGCTGATAGAGAAAAAACTGCAGCAGAATTTGAAGCAGAAAGTTCAAGAATTAGAATCGTTGCAAAAGCAAAAGCAGAAGCAGAAAGTAAACGTTTACAAGGTCAAGGTATTGCAGATCAACGTCGTGAAATTGCTAGAGGTCTTGTAGAAAGTGTTGAAGTTTTGAACAATGTTGGAATTAATTCTCAAGAAGCATCTGCCTTAATTGTGGTTACACAACATTATGATACTCTACAATCTATCGGATCTGATACAAACTCTAACTTGATTCTTTTACCAAACTCACCACAAGCCGGAAGTGACATGTTGAATAATATGGTTGCTTCTTTTTCAGCTTCTAACCAAGTTGGCGAAATGATGAAGAAAAATAATAAAAAAGTAGAAAAACCAAAACAAATAAAACCTCAATCTGGTTATGAAGATGATATTCAACCAGATGTTCAACAATAA